Genomic segment of Corythoichthys intestinalis isolate RoL2023-P3 chromosome 7, ASM3026506v1, whole genome shotgun sequence:
aatctaacaaatcaagcatgtattttggtccaaggccattaagtgttttgtagacgagcagtagtattcaaaaccggtgtaatgtggtccagtttccttgtatttgtgaggactctggctggagcattctgtactagctgcagcttcctgactgatttttttttttttttaatcaagacctgtaaatataccgttgcaagaatccaatctgctgaaaatgaatgcatgcataagtttccatgtaatgttgagtcagaagccccttagttctggatatattttttaggtggtaataagtagatttagtgacagactttaggtggctatcaaatttcaggtctgagtcaataatcacgccaaaggtttctgactttgtagctgtaagtgacattgtgctgaggtgcctgcttatctttgacctttccttttttggcccaaaaatgatcacttctgtcttctccacatttaactggagaaaattttggcacatccattcattgatttgatgaatgcatttactcagggagactaagggactataatcatgtggggacacagaaatgtagaattgtgtgtcatctgcataggtgtgataggagatgtcatagtgtaccataatctgagctaggggaagcatatagaagttaaataagagtgtccaagaattgacccttgaggtacTCCACATGGGAATTTAGTTCGTTCTGGTTGATGGTTTAAAGAATGTAAGTcgattaataatatatataaggttctaagaaaaataaataggattttttttaataacaaaaaaacatttaaagaacAGTACAGTATTCCTTTTGTTAGGTCAATAAAATAGATATAAattctaaaaacaaaaatgaaaaataaataaactatttgCTAATGAGAAGCTCGAATGAGAGGATTTGCACAATTTTTAGGTCAGCAATgtctctagaccaggggtgtccacacctgtcctcaagggcctcTGCCGgtactggtttttgttccaaccaatgtagcacagacagtttatcaATTGAAGTTTATGCTaaaacaggggtgcccaatcccggtcctcgagaccccctatccagcttgttttccatgtctccctcctttaacacacctgaatcaaacgatcagctcatcagcaagctctgcagcagcctgataacaatcctgattagttgattcaggtgtgttagaggagggagacatggaaaacaagctggataggggctctcgaggaccgggactGGGCACccctgtgctaaaacaagcaacacaaaattgcaatcaactgattacatttGTAAGACATCAGATTGGTAAAAaggtgtcatcttgttttgttggaatgaaatccagcactaacTGCAGCCCTTTGTAGAATAGTATGGACACACTTGTTCTATAGAATGACTCTCCTATCAAAAACATTGATTCATTTGATGATAATCGATTTGTTGCCAGTTAGCTGATTAATTGTGGCAGCTCCTATTTGACAGATATACTGGCCCTCCGAAGGAAACAATAACCATAAGAtgaatttgacacccctgcagcGAAAGCACGCAGTTGTAAATTAGCGCACAATTTTGGCTCACTAGTCATGTGGCTGTCTCACGAGTATGCTACAGTTGTCTACCAGTGTACAAAAATGTCATTCATATTCCAGAGATGTGGAATTACGCGGAGTAATTGCAAACTATTAATTTATAATTACATAGTAGTTGTGTGAGGTACTGTTATTAGTATTACAGTATATCCATTGAGACATGTGGTGGTGTTATTTAGTCAAGTTTAACGATTTCATGCTCCATTTGGACAAGGAGTACACAGTGTTTTAATATACTCATCAGTGGACCAATACTGCACCTaatgaaacaaaaattaatcaatTACAGTGTGTAGCAGACCTACCTTCAGATTAGAGGGGACATCTTTTGAAATCTTATGTTCAAAGAAGGAGCATACTCTATACTGTATAATCCCTCATTTATTCTCACTCTTTGTCTGGCATAGAACTGTAGCCTTCTTCATGAAATGTCACCGTTTTAGAGGGTTTGGTGTGAGAATCAAACATGTGCTGTTGACACAAATAAAGTATACAAGctaaaatacaaaacacaatttcAAAACAACTCGTTGCTTGAACAATTATCTCTCAACTTGCTCTAGCTGGGACATCCACGACTTGACTGTCCCGAATGCTGACAACATACAATAAGGCACTGTAAGAGCCCATTGAATTTGGAAATAATGCAATTTTCCTGGCatgacttgtttattttttatttgctgGTGTATAATGTATGCATCCAGATGGAAtttatgtttagtgtgtctacatCGCTGTTTGAATGCCAGCTCAGGCTATTCTGTGAAAGGCTTGCATGTTCTTTTTAAACTTGGCAGCAGTTTTTATCATGTTACTCTGCCTTCCTCCCACATTACCAAAACATGCATGTTTAGTTCATTTAATAGGAATCAgattttttcatatataggtGTAAATGTGAATGTTACAGGTCATTTGTTTAGACATGCTCTGCAATTGTCTATCATGTGTGCGTTCTCAGTTCCTTTTTTaattcagcacctgattgagccggaTGGGCGGGGccatgcgacacacctgtgcctCATTAGGAACGCTCAATATTTAAGGACGCCTGTCACCATCTACAAGTGCCGGATTATTGCTTGCTTACATACCGCTGTGTGCGTCATCTCGAGATCTCTTGCCTACTTACATTTGTGTTCTTTGTTATCACATTgttgttgtgctggtatttttgttgcacttagcTAATATTTGTTTTTGCCTGTTCTGGCCATTGTTGCCTTCCCCTTGGTTCTCTCGCCGACTCGGTTCATGCCATTTTTGTTTGCATCTTTCTCGCGTGTTCTGgagtttttgtttgtatttttctcaCGTGTTCTGGCATGCTCCCTTAGTTCTCATTTTGTAGTAACAAATACTACAAACTTCCAcgtctgtgtttggatccatatttAACGGCTTGCCCTTTCATAACAATTGGCTGGTGAACAGTGTAGGATGTACTCCATCACTTGCACAAAAATAGCAGAGATATGCTTTAGCTCAGGGGTAGAGCTTGGGGAGTGCTGGCCGTGCGGCCACACCTCGGCCCAGGCCTCTCGTGGTCCtgtttgtggtcataaagggggcCATTGGTAAGCGAGGGCAAGGTGTAAATATCAGATATCTTTACCTGATTACTTGGTTACATATCATAGCTGACATCAAACTCTCCGCTTGCACAACCCCACCCCCTGCTAACACAATTAAGGCATGTGTCGTCCGGTGCCGTAACGTAGCAATGATCCAAGTAATTGAGGCGGCCATTGATCTCACAACAAAATATCTGCAGTAGTAAGACCTCCCCGCACTTATATACATCACACATGGGCccagatcacatttgttccACCGCTGCTCCAGCTCATCTGTGACTTTAAAGTGGACATATGCAAGAAATTATAATTAAAGTAAAAACAACTAGGACAGATTTCAGAATGAAAAGGGAAGCACAATAAATGAATTCTATAATGTTGGCAGTTTGGCATCATGCTTCAGTGGTTTAGAAGCAAAATGAAATATCTCTGGCAAGAGATAGAGTCctaatttacatatttatatgAACGGTTCACAACAGGTCTCAAATCTTTCACCCATCTTTCCCTTCAAGTTTACTCCAAACAGCCCTTATGATATTGAGTTAATGCATCACACAAAACAATTTGATGGAAATATTTTATGATTATAATGCTCATGCTGGTGTATGGAATCTATTGTTGACATACCACGGCAATTAAATTGATAAAGTCAAGTAGATATTAGCAGACCTAAATAGTTGTCATccaaaaataaaagtttaacTTTCTTATTAGGCGATATTTCCAGTGGGTTTGtccatggctttctttttttcactTGTAGTTTGATAATTTGGTCCTGTCTGTGTGTCCCTCAGTCTGACCATCCATTTTCTATCCCACTTGTACCCATTAGGGTCGCAGGTTAGCTGGAGCCTCCTATCTTGACTATTGGACGAGAGGTGGATTACACCATTGTCACCTGTAAATCACTGAGCCCAAATAGGCAAACAGCCATTTATACTCACATTCACATCTATGGGCAAGTTTCAGTCTTCAATTAACCTGAAAAGTTTGTTTTATGTGTGTAATGGGGAGAAAAATATATAGATTCAATATACGGTATGTTATCCATGTTTGGTCATTGAGTAACTGTAGGCGAAAGGTGTACCCTCATCATATCTGTCTAGTCGAATCTCTATTTGTCAACAGACTTAGTTCTTTATTTGTCAGGGGACCAACTCCCTAAAGTCAAACCTGACGGCAGAATCACTTACTATTCTGACACTTCGATTTGCCTGAATGTTGTCTCTTTTATCAGAAACCAACTCATCTCAGAGGAGCTAAAATTCTCCTTAGACTTTTTCTGTTCAGTGTTTACAGTTACTCTCATATTCAAGCAATATTTGTCTGATGGTAAATTGAAATCAAATCTTGGATGTGCCTCTCTCCCTTCTCCAGAGAGTCTGTCTGGATCAGAGCCAAACTTTTACAGGTGGACTAAAAGGTAATTAAGTGGCAGCAAAATGAAGCATATGGTGTCAGGCAACAGGATGCATTTAGAATAATACCAGGGcactatatatacatacatacatacatacatacatacatacatatatatatatatatatatatatatatatatatatatatatatatatatatttagtacAATTCCCAGGTATCTTAATAACATTTCTGTGACATGCTTTCATCAAAATACCCAAAGCAACATTAATTATTGCATGGTTTAAACTTTCTAGTTCTTGTCATGCATAACACAGCCTAGTCCAGAAGGTTACCATTCTTCTTTACACACGACTGGGCCAATGACGAGTGAGGTGTTTGTCAGCATAACAAGTACTGGCGAAGACAGAGATGGCATAATTTTGCACCTAAACTATAAATAAAAGTAACTACAAATTGCAAACAATACATAAGGTGCAATAAAGACAGCATAATTTTTGTTTTACGTCACAGCACCAAACCACGGAATTCCATTTTGCTAAACATATTACTCCGATCTCCACGAAGATCCACTTGTCAAAAGTTAATGAGGTTCGCAAAAAATAACGTAGACTTCCAACAAAACTCACTGCAGCTGTGCTTGCCTTTTGAATGAGCCATGATAGTGTCACCCTCTGTGCCCAGACTGAAACTGAATGTCATTTTTATCAAGTCTCCACTAGTTTGAGAACAATAGTAGGTACAGTAAATCCCAGCAAAAGCGAGTGCAGCTCTTGTTTAGGTTTACACATGATGGTTGAGTAGACACTCCAGAGAGACATCTATtggtatgcaaaaaaagggaaaaaatcatatAAAGAGCCTTTTGTAAGATAAAACCCAGCAGCAAAGTCAAATTGTTGTCACAGCTACATTATTATTGTATGAATATAACAGGCGTTTTCTTTTGTTAATCTGACTCTTCTGAGTTCCGacagataaagaaaaaaattataccaGTAATACATTTTGCCTGTTTCCCCCCAAGGTACATACATTTgcagatatttatttttatgaaaATTGGCTGAGGGTAAATGAACCCCACAATGTCAATCACAAAACCCTTGTCAGATTTCATTATACTTAATACTAGAGCAGACACATCATCAGTGGCTTCCAGGACAAGATAACCTTGAAAGGAATCATTAATGTCTACTCATCAACCTTGCAGTTCTGAGTCCAAATCCTTATCTAACTTTAATATTATGGGAAGATATCCTTGCACTTTGTCAAGGAGAGCCAATATGAGCTTTTATTGGGATTACAAGGATTTACCTGCATGGTAAATAGCACACATCTAATATGCTAACTAAATACAGCACATCAATGTAAAGGGTCACAGAGGGACAAACGGTAAAATGTTTTAATGATGGAAAATCTGAAAGTTGAACTAGTTCTCAATTGTTCATACAGAACTATGTGAACTGAAGTTTGTGGTAAAATACTTTACTGTCCATAttcgtatttgagtgtttttgccAGGAAATGCAAACCACCTAAATTTTATAACATTTTCCCCTCTGATAGCTGTACTGTAAAGTAACATTTTATAGTTTATAGATAGAATAGACTGCATAGTCATGTTAGTGTTGGTGCAAATGGTGTTTCTGTTTGAACGGGACACAGTAGGATGGTTCAGCCACTATAGTTCATAaatgcagaaaaaaatgaactactgtcatttgttttgttttgtttgaaatcTTAAACTGATGTGTTTTTTAAACATTCCACTCAGGGTGTTAGCATATGTGCCTCAGAGTTCTGTGGTTCAGGTTTGTATTCTTGGCTCGACTTTTAGGAAGTTTGCATATTACATATTTGCCTgtgtactatttttttttttccccacacccaaaataagaaaaaaagcctaTTGCATTCAGTTTGATTGAAGGCTCATAATTGTACTTAAGCATAAATGTGAgtgtaattgttatttttatgtaaTGAGGACAAGCTCTCCAGAAATTCAATGGACAAATAGTTTGCTGAAGTCCTAACGTAGAACACGTGGGTTATATCTAATCGACTTCTAATAATTTTCCAATAAATGTATTTACTTAGAGGCCGTTTACTGTGATATAGTTTACTACCTCTAATGTGTCCATATTAATTGCCCTTGTGATCTAAAAGTAGGAGGTTGTTATAAGGAAACTGAAGCGGCAATCCAAACTGTGATTTGTCAATCAACCGCAGTGGCGCTGTAGAGCCGAATGAGCGGTCACGTGCTTGTGACGCACCTTTTAAACAGGAAGTGGTGCTTTCACTCATGTGAAGCCAAGTTAGGAAAGATGCGATTTGAGTAAAGTTTTAGAGTGTCAGGCTGTTAGTTGTTTCTTTTATTTAAGAAATGTTACGTGGGTATACTGTTAATCATGCACTGGCAACGTTATAAAAGTAGAGGGCTGCTCAGCACATTTACTGTCCTTCACGCCCAGTTTAAAGAGCATCTTGTACCAATGTTAAAATATAAGCAGTCTGTGGACGGTTCGAGGCTTCTCCGAACTACCAACACGCCGACCCAGGATGTCTGCGGCGGGGCAGAACTTGAAAACGCGTTGGAGGGCAGCCCACCCGAGTCCCAACCATCGAGTAGAGAGCTGACAGAGGAGGAGTTGCTCATCCATAGAGTACACACAGAAGCGTGCCAGGTATTAGCGCACTGAGCGGGAGTAATTGTTTATCCAGTACTGTACATTCAAAGTATGGAAATACTTATTCAACCGTGCCGTTCATAGCCAATTGCTTTGAGGTACTACACTCGAGAAAGTTTTAGTACGTATAATGTACCTTAATGCCAAATGAAACGTTTGTAATTATCGCAGAAGTTCCAGTAGGCGATATAAGATGTAATATGAATATTTTCGCACGAGGTATGGTGTAGGCAGCCCTATTTCCTAGTAACATGGTAAGTGTAATTTTCTACTTAATTTTCTTGTtcaaaatggctgccattgacgcccgtggacgtccagtccattccaTTACTAGGATAGGATGGCCTCCCAGACAAAATATATGCactaaaacatgatcattcacattTAGCTCTCCCAatccaaattgattggacgtctaatgctGTCTATGCATAAACGGAGATTGAGGGGGcagtgcacccccccccccccccccgttgctgaataatgtcattgcatgtaattgtctTTCCTATAAATGGATTTAAAGGAGAGGTTTGGAATTTTTACATATGGTTAAATGCCAATATAAATTATATCAACAGATCAAATACATTCAAAATGAAGATTATTGTTCGaaatacccatgcggccaaaacaatgtcaaaccaaactgccataattcatttaatttttgaggggccgtttacatagtgactctccgagaagacgaaacaTTTCACATTTGCATCTATACGTTTCAGTCTCCATTCgaccaatgtcgcaattccgcttcAAAACGGTGTAGTATTCattccaggccctagggggcactgcagatttacaaggcgacagcgaatgatacactttgaccccaacaacctcctcagctcggaagacaacatgcccgcctGAGAACATAGCCAacgctattgattgcatgggtaatcggtgattctcatgcgtgcatatgttgtgttttattggtatgtcaagcaggcaccattgactcgctcTAGCtttgccactctggagccctgaaactaacaagtaactaacaaactgcacggaagttgttgaaatcaactccattgactaatgatacccctgctaactcgaacttTAAGCCTAATATAAaacattctgaacttcccctttaaaataaagacctagccgttaacatgttttctataaaagttgtaaagaaataaaaactaaagcgaatgaaatgaacaaaaatgctacaaagtatttcaaAATGGGTCTAAATTATTttacgaacagatcatgtgactagcaccttagagacagtcctttgcattgcttagccaaaactacacctgagtaGGCAAGATGgacatttagattttttttttttttttttttaaacctaagctttctgtAGTGGACCAAACATACACGCAGACACTGGTGTttcaacttaggtaaaaaaatccatttaataaagtcacaaaacaAACAGTTTAACACAAACCTTGGGCCCAAAAGGCTTCAACCAAACTGACCTCACCCCCAGACACATCTCTGTGGCCGTTTAAATCAGGGCGGACTCCACTAACGACCACCTTAAGGAGGTATGACAAATTAACCAAACATTGTCaacttaataaaacaacaacagatggaaaatatacatatattcaaacaataactaatgtgcatttaaacaaacagtGAAAACTTTACTCCAAACAATCATAATTGAATCAACTTAAATAACCCCCCTTCAGAATAGTAGGTGCCAGATCTTACACAGCTGTGGTCGTTACCTCAAATTGGCAAATAAAATCTAATAAGcattcagacaaatattaactaaagtgtgcacccattagaaaatacatgtccaaAACAATATCACATAAATAATTAACTACATCTTGAAACACTAATTTGTGGTGGTAGTGGTATCTACCACACTTTCAAAAGTTACAaccacaactgagcttgaaccgaggattgaacatgaacagtgtcaagatgcatACATATATTGAAATAAtactgtaagttaattttattactgacactgcgtttcgtggtcatcaacatgtttttccCCTTCTCCCCTAAAAGTCAAAATCCGCCATTGCGTCAATGGCAAGTAATGAGTTAACAATATTGTGTACGACTGTACATATAcagggtgtcccaaaaatgtatacacCCTTTTGCAGCCCATAACATGACATGTTCACACTTGAACTGCATTTACTTACCGGTACTTACTTTTAGAATGAATTTTCTTTCTTCAAAGTTCAGTCTGGCTGCCCTCATTGATTCAATGGGTTTAATTGACAAAGAAATGGACAATTTGGTTACCAACTGTTTAAGAGCGTATACATTATTGTGGGACACCCAGTAGTGTACATGAAATTAAAACTGACCTGAAACAAACTCACATTCCATAAACACCATTGACTTGATGATATACAGTGTGCACAAATTCAACAACTGGATATAACATTTTTTATTACTCTAAGCCATCGCTGTTTTAAATGAATACGACACAAACAATTATATATGATTTTATTGAATACAAGATGTAAACTTTCACAGTGCAGGTGAAAAAAGCATAAGCAAACAAGTTTTTGTAGAAATGCAGGTAACATTTTCTCATGAGTGCACAGAATTATAATGTACAGAtacattcatatatttttatCACATCTCAAACAGAAATATTACGATAAATTATCTTTTTGCATCAGATTTATGATCGTGGTTGAATCTCTGTGATTCCAGCAATTTTGGGTGCGAATTTGTCTCTTCAGTTGAACAATACGTATTTGTTTTCAAGCCTGCATGATGTCAAGACAGTTTGGATTTTTAATACCAGAGTAACTCTCCCAGTAGTAAGCCTCATGGAGTCTTTATTTACCAATAAAAGTCTGTTACTCAACAACATTATTGTTGGGAatgttatttattgatttagttTAGTTTTAGTTTTTGTATTTTACTGCCCTAAACAGTTTTTGTTCAACTTAATaagttacacttgtatagcataagtacagtgctggccaaaagtattggcaccccatgcaattctgtcagataatgcttgatttctcccagaaaatcattgcaattacaaatgctttggtattaatagcttcatttatttgcttgcaattaaaaaaacacaaaagagaatggggggggggggacccaaatcatgatcatttcacacaaaactccaaaaatgggccggacaaaagtattggcaccctttgaaaaatcgtgatgcttctctgatttgtgtaattaacagcacctgttacttacctgtggcacataacaggaggTGGCAATAActgaatcacacttgcagcctgttaaaatggattaaagttgacagaACCTCTGtcctctgtccttgtgtgtatcgcattgagcatggagaaaagaagtccaaagaactgtctgaggacttcagaagcaaaattgtgaggaagcaggggcaatctcaaggccacaagtccatctccaaaggcctgaatgttcctgtgtctactgtacgCAGtggcatcaataagtgtaaagcccatggcactgtggctaacctccccagatgtggacggaaaagaaaaattgacgagagatttcaacgaaagattgtgcggatggtggataaagatcctcgactaatatccaaacaagttcaagcagtCCTGCAGTCGAGGTTACAACCggatcaacccgtactatctgtcggcgtctgactgaaaagggactctatggtaggatacccaggaagaccccacttctgacccagagacttaaaaaagccaggctggagtttgccaaaacttaccagagaaagccacaaacgttttggaagaatgctctctcgtcagatgagacaaaagtagagctttttgggaaaaggcatcaacatagagtttacaggaaagcaagaaaccttcaaagaaaagaacacggtccccacagtcaaatatggtggaggttccctgatgttttggggttgatttgctgcctctggcactggaatgGTTGACCATATGTatggtattatgaagtctgaagactaccaacaaattttgcaacatagtgtttggcccagtgtgagaaaggttggtctccctcagaggtcatgggtcttccagcaggacaatgacccaaaacacacttaaaaaaatcactagaaaatggtttgagagaaagcactggagacttctaaagtggccagcaatgagtcctgacctgaatcccattgaacacttgtggagagatctgaaaatggcagtttggagagggCACCCTtctaatctcagagacctggagaagTTTGCCaaaaaagaatggtctaaaattccagcagagcattgtaagaatctcattgatggataccggaagcagttgtttgcagttattttgtccaaaGGTTGTTCTATCAAgttttaggctgagggtgccactaCTTTTGTCTGGGccattttttcagttttgtgtgaaatgataatgattttttttcattctcttttgtgttttttcattgcaagcaaaataaatgaagatattaataccaaagcatttgtaattgcaatcattttctgggggaaattgagcattatctgacagaattgcaggggtgccaatacttttggccagcattgtatgttttttttgttgctgttttttgttttgttttgtttttttaaataatcattTAAACAGCCGTAATTTACTTGGATTAAGTCAAATATTTACTCAACATCTGCAGTAGCAGTTGCACAAGCTTGATGGtagtggcattatttttttttgtctgatcCCTCATCTTTTCCAGATCATCTTTACTCTTCCATCAAGCAGAGCCAGTCAGGCGCACGGTAGTTGCAGTCGTGTAAAGGTGCATCTGCATGCCTTGAGGCTTTTCTCTTGTAAATATTGTGCTCCTGAGTGTGCAGTGAAGTTGAGGCAAGTTGGCCAAGACCTGAGAAGAGTGTGATGGCTTGGGTGGTAAAAGCACAATGCAGAGGGGGCCCAAGTATGCCAGCTTCACTATATGGCCATGCAAtgccatgtgaaatgacaggCTGTGTCACCCAAAGGCCTGGGGCTTTTTTGTCTTTGTGGCCTGTCAAAGCTCACCAACTAGTGGGCTCTCAGTTTGAAACAGACTGAAGGGTGACATTTTCAAAACTTCCTGAGGGATGGCAGAGGAGTTTGGTGTTTTTCACTCACAGAAGGTGGTTGCGTCCATGAACAGCTGGAGCATAACGTAAGAAGTTTTGTCAGAATATATTCGTAACTGCCCTGCTTAATTGAGGTAGATAAAACctacgtactgtatgtaaatacGAGTACGATCGTGTTCGTCGTGACATATTTTTGACAAGTgaataaaacacaaatgtaatGCGCCAATTAATTTGTTATATCACACGAGATActgtgttttacatccatatcaatGCAAAGAGGTCACCCACCACCCTCCTCTTTTTAACCTAGAACAAtctgttaatatatatatttatgttaatTAGAGTTGTACATACATATGCCTTTGGTTTGAGTGTATGCAGGGGACATACATTCGCGTACATGTTGCGTTTTgcactaattaaaaaaatcatgtgcAGGCAAAGAAGCAGATGTATGTTGACCCTTCCAGTGGGTACAAGGTGTTCACAGAATATGCCCACCTTCAGCGGGGGAAATGCTGTGGCAGTGCTTGCAGACATGTAAGATCCTCTGTTATTTTTAACACTGTGTGTATTCTGTTC
This window contains:
- the c7h1orf53 gene encoding uncharacterized protein C1orf53 homolog, producing MHWQRYKSRGLLSTFTVLHAQFKEHLVPMLKYKQSVDGSRLLRTTNTPTQDVCGGAELENALEGSPPESQPSSRELTEEELLIHRVHTEACQAKKQMYVDPSSGYKVFTEYAHLQRGKCCGSACRHCPYGQVNVKDPAMKKMTMALAPENKRAVQFVTVTRRAPVTTS